A single window of Microbispora hainanensis DNA harbors:
- a CDS encoding MarR family winged helix-turn-helix transcriptional regulator — MTFSRPVEDEVDRLVAAWRQERPDLDVTPLEVLSRVSRLSRHLERERRAAFASHDMESWEFDVLTALRRAGEPYELSPGALLRATLVTSGTMTNRIDRLAAGGLVTRRPDPEDRRGVLVRLTPAGMHRVDAAFADLLRRERELLAGLDQHEQKALAALLRTLLIPFDTSDASAH, encoded by the coding sequence ATGACCTTCTCGAGGCCCGTCGAGGACGAAGTGGACCGGCTGGTCGCGGCCTGGAGACAGGAGCGCCCGGACCTGGACGTGACGCCTCTCGAAGTGCTGAGCCGGGTCTCCCGGCTGAGCCGGCACCTGGAACGCGAGCGCCGCGCGGCCTTCGCGTCGCACGACATGGAGTCGTGGGAGTTCGACGTGCTGACGGCCCTGCGCCGTGCGGGGGAACCGTACGAGCTGAGCCCGGGCGCACTGCTTCGCGCCACCCTGGTGACCTCCGGCACGATGACCAACCGCATCGACAGGCTGGCCGCCGGAGGGCTCGTCACCCGGCGCCCGGACCCGGAGGACCGGCGCGGCGTGCTGGTGCGGCTGACCCCCGCCGGGATGCACCGTGTGGACGCGGCCTTCGCCGACCTGCTGCGCCGCGAACGCGAACTCCTCGCAGGTCTCGACCAGCACGAACAGAAGGCACTCGCCGCCCTGCTGCGCACGCTTCTGATCCCCTTCGACACCTCCGACGCGTCCGCCCACTGA
- a CDS encoding acyl-CoA desaturase codes for MTVLTERPSPQPKPEFEPEGKSKADLVVFGLVVGLPILAVIAAVPFAWGWGLGWTDVAIAAAFYIVSGLGVTVGFHRYFTHGSFKANRPLKIALGIAGSLSLEMSVVDWVAAHRKHHKFSDKEGDPHSPWRFGPGFKSMCKGLLYAHVGWLFEVERVNRAKYAPDLLKDPDIMKLHRWFPTLAITSLLLPPVLGGLITWSWQGALTAFFWGTLIRIGLLHHVTWSINSICHVFGEEVFESRDKSRNVWWLAIPSFGESWHNLHHSDPTCARHGALKGQIDLSAGLIRWFEKAGWAYDVRWPTPERLAAKRIA; via the coding sequence ATGACCGTCCTGACCGAACGTCCCTCACCACAGCCGAAGCCGGAGTTCGAGCCGGAAGGCAAGAGCAAAGCCGATCTGGTCGTCTTCGGACTCGTCGTCGGCCTTCCGATCCTCGCGGTCATCGCCGCCGTGCCGTTCGCCTGGGGATGGGGCCTGGGCTGGACCGATGTCGCGATCGCCGCCGCCTTCTACATCGTGTCCGGCTTGGGGGTCACGGTCGGGTTCCACCGCTATTTCACCCACGGCTCGTTCAAGGCCAACCGGCCTTTGAAGATCGCGCTCGGGATCGCCGGCAGCCTGTCGCTTGAGATGTCGGTGGTGGACTGGGTAGCCGCCCACCGTAAGCACCACAAGTTCTCCGACAAGGAGGGCGACCCGCACTCGCCGTGGCGGTTCGGGCCCGGCTTCAAGTCGATGTGCAAGGGCCTGCTGTACGCGCACGTGGGCTGGCTCTTCGAGGTCGAGCGCGTCAACCGCGCCAAGTACGCCCCGGACCTGCTCAAGGACCCGGACATCATGAAGCTGCACCGGTGGTTCCCGACGTTGGCGATCACCTCCCTGCTGCTCCCGCCGGTCCTTGGCGGCCTCATCACCTGGTCGTGGCAGGGCGCGCTCACCGCGTTCTTCTGGGGCACGCTGATCCGGATCGGGCTGCTGCACCACGTGACCTGGTCGATCAACTCCATCTGCCACGTGTTCGGCGAGGAGGTGTTCGAGTCGCGCGACAAGTCCCGCAACGTGTGGTGGCTGGCCATCCCGTCGTTCGGCGAGTCGTGGCACAACCTGCACCACTCCGACCCCACCTGCGCCCGGCACGGCGCGCTGAAGGGCCAGATCGACCTCAGCGCGGGCCTGATCCGCTGGTTCGAGAAGGCCGGATGGGCCTACGACGTGCGCTGGCCGACCCCCGAGCGGCTGGCGGCGAAGCGCATTGCCTGA
- a CDS encoding trypsin-like serine peptidase, which translates to MKRTLALGGVAAGLLASAAIAAPAHADSIPSVNLANTNLAAQQVAQYWYAQAKANLVNATPYTVETTVAAKHVTTGGASADTKAGVVGSSGDQKASTGTSKNVNLPKTTGKVFFTGADGKPHWCSATALQSTYKNVVATAGHCVYDTKSNKTTLDNWVFVPGYYEGKTPWGIYVGKTAYTHYDYSVYEDGDRDYAFVTVYNGVIPTENGTSGGGVSKFFKNKKDAEDYKAKLAADKTTGWSKLAVVPVFGKSAGKDNDHSWKNGDNRGNDRGRGHDQGPGRNIIGYKVTGVKLSIGLKDVGTLGANVGGQGLAYNQKVGTAVFEFGYPSGSHPDGNYAFTGKTQKWAYGKTFKASAPSMKAEELVGIKSSFTGEGAIGSSWLYRYSSAKRLGYLNGVTIAVSDTDGNGRIDTSVSPYFDGETLGVYKAAAANWSGKIV; encoded by the coding sequence TTGAAGCGCACCCTCGCACTCGGTGGTGTCGCGGCCGGCCTGCTGGCCTCCGCCGCCATCGCCGCCCCGGCTCACGCCGACTCCATCCCGAGCGTGAACCTGGCCAACACCAACCTCGCCGCTCAGCAGGTCGCCCAGTACTGGTACGCCCAGGCCAAGGCCAACCTCGTCAACGCCACGCCGTACACGGTGGAGACCACGGTCGCCGCCAAGCACGTGACGACCGGCGGGGCTTCCGCTGACACCAAGGCCGGTGTCGTCGGCTCCAGCGGCGACCAGAAGGCTTCCACCGGCACGTCGAAGAACGTGAACCTGCCGAAGACCACCGGCAAGGTGTTCTTCACCGGCGCCGACGGCAAGCCGCACTGGTGCTCCGCGACCGCCCTGCAGTCGACCTACAAGAACGTTGTGGCGACCGCGGGTCACTGCGTCTACGACACCAAGTCGAACAAGACGACGCTGGACAACTGGGTCTTCGTCCCCGGCTACTACGAGGGCAAGACCCCCTGGGGCATCTACGTCGGTAAGACCGCTTACACGCACTACGACTACAGCGTGTACGAGGACGGCGACCGCGACTACGCGTTCGTCACGGTCTACAACGGCGTCATCCCCACCGAGAACGGCACCAGCGGCGGCGGCGTCTCGAAGTTCTTCAAGAACAAGAAGGACGCCGAGGACTACAAGGCCAAGCTCGCGGCCGACAAGACCACCGGTTGGTCGAAGCTCGCGGTCGTGCCGGTCTTCGGCAAGTCCGCCGGCAAGGACAACGACCACAGCTGGAAGAACGGCGACAACCGCGGTAACGACCGTGGCCGTGGCCACGACCAGGGCCCGGGCCGCAACATCATCGGCTACAAGGTCACCGGCGTGAAGCTGTCGATCGGCCTCAAGGACGTCGGCACCCTCGGTGCCAACGTCGGTGGTCAGGGCCTGGCCTACAACCAGAAGGTCGGCACGGCCGTCTTCGAGTTCGGTTACCCGAGCGGGTCGCACCCGGACGGCAACTACGCCTTCACCGGCAAGACCCAGAAGTGGGCCTACGGCAAGACCTTCAAGGCGAGCGCTCCCTCGATGAAGGCCGAGGAGCTCGTCGGCATCAAGTCCTCCTTCACCGGTGAGGGCGCCATCGGTTCGTCCTGGCTGTACCGCTACAGCAGCGCGAAGCGGCTCGGCTACCTCAACGGTGTGACCATCGCGGTCTCCGACACCGACGGCAACGGCCGGATCGACACCAGCGTTTCCCCGTACTTCGACGGTGAGACCCTGGGCGTCTACAAGGCCGCCGCCGCCAACTGGTCGGGCAAGATCGTCTGA
- a CDS encoding NUDIX hydrolase, translated as MAMGMIRAAGAVVWRGDEDDPEVALVHRPAYGDWSLPKGKLKRGEHVIAGALREVREETGLEVVLGRALPPVHYMHGDRLKRVDYWLAHALDDRVAADGDEVDEVVWLPIEEAQRRLTHRWDRGLLRAAGAAPLPTTPLILVRHALAGSRQEWKGDDDLRPLDERGRAQAEVLATVLGGYRPAVLVSSHSRRCTQTLMPYAERHGLEVREETALSESGYDPRKAERLMRELLAAPEAAVVCSHGKVLPELLGMAGQALRGVRTADHTLPKGGFAVLHRAMHPGATDPGPARVVSLERYTT; from the coding sequence ATGGCCATGGGCATGATCAGGGCGGCCGGGGCCGTCGTCTGGCGGGGTGACGAGGACGACCCGGAGGTCGCTCTCGTGCACCGCCCGGCGTACGGCGACTGGAGCCTCCCCAAGGGGAAGCTCAAGCGCGGCGAGCACGTGATCGCCGGGGCCCTGCGCGAGGTGCGGGAGGAGACCGGCCTGGAGGTCGTGCTCGGCCGTGCGCTGCCGCCCGTGCACTACATGCACGGCGACCGGCTCAAGCGGGTGGACTACTGGCTCGCCCATGCTCTCGACGACCGGGTCGCGGCCGACGGCGACGAGGTCGATGAGGTGGTGTGGCTGCCGATCGAGGAGGCGCAGCGGCGCCTGACCCACAGGTGGGACCGCGGCCTGCTGCGCGCCGCCGGTGCCGCTCCCCTGCCGACCACGCCGCTGATCCTCGTGCGGCACGCGCTGGCGGGCTCCCGGCAGGAGTGGAAGGGCGACGACGACCTGCGGCCACTGGACGAGCGCGGGCGCGCTCAGGCCGAGGTGCTGGCCACGGTGCTGGGGGGCTACCGTCCGGCCGTGCTGGTCAGCTCGCACAGCAGGCGCTGCACGCAGACGCTCATGCCGTACGCCGAGCGGCACGGGCTGGAGGTGCGGGAGGAGACGGCGCTGTCGGAGAGCGGATACGACCCCCGCAAGGCGGAACGGCTGATGCGCGAGCTGCTGGCCGCGCCCGAGGCGGCGGTGGTGTGCAGCCACGGCAAGGTCCTGCCCGAGCTGCTGGGCATGGCGGGCCAGGCGCTGCGCGGCGTGCGGACCGCCGATCACACTCTCCCCAAGGGCGGCTTCGCCGTCCTCCACCGCGCCATGCACCCGGGCGCCACCGACCCCGGCCCCGCCCGCGTTGTCAGCCTGGAGCGTTATACGACCTGA
- a CDS encoding TetR/AcrR family transcriptional regulator: MEPVSESSRSRRRMTGAERREQLIQVGRALFADKGFDGTSVEEIAASAKVSKPVVYEHFGGKEGIYAVVIDREMQRLLSLVTQALSASHARIKLERAALALLQYIEESSEGFRILVRDSHAASGTGTFASLISDIASQVEDVLADEFKERGYDPKLAPMYAQMLVGMTALTGQWWLEVRKPRREEVAAHLVNLSWNGLTGLDANPMLTAATRGLVLSPSAETRTARPAERESKEQEKLRREQEKAREREQRERAKQLERQQRELEKAKEREQRERAKELERQLKEQEKLRREQEKAREREQRERAKQLERRQRELEKAKEREQRERAKELERQQHGES; encoded by the coding sequence ATGGAACCCGTGAGCGAGTCCTCCCGATCCCGAAGACGCATGACCGGCGCGGAACGGCGCGAGCAGCTGATCCAGGTCGGCCGTGCCCTGTTCGCGGACAAGGGCTTCGACGGCACCTCGGTCGAGGAGATCGCGGCCAGCGCCAAGGTGTCCAAGCCCGTGGTGTACGAGCACTTCGGCGGCAAGGAGGGCATCTACGCCGTCGTCATCGACCGGGAGATGCAGCGCCTGCTCAGCCTGGTCACCCAGGCCCTGTCGGCCTCGCATGCCCGCATCAAGCTGGAGCGCGCCGCACTCGCCCTCCTCCAGTACATCGAGGAGAGCAGCGAGGGATTCCGCATCCTGGTCCGCGACTCCCACGCCGCCTCGGGCACGGGCACCTTCGCCAGCCTGATCAGCGACATCGCCAGCCAGGTGGAGGACGTGCTGGCGGACGAGTTCAAGGAGCGCGGCTACGACCCCAAGCTCGCGCCGATGTACGCCCAGATGCTCGTGGGGATGACCGCCCTCACCGGGCAGTGGTGGCTCGAAGTGCGCAAGCCGCGCCGCGAGGAGGTCGCCGCTCACCTGGTGAACCTGTCCTGGAACGGCCTGACCGGCCTCGACGCCAATCCCATGCTCACCGCCGCGACGCGCGGCCTGGTCCTGTCCCCCTCCGCGGAGACCCGTACGGCGAGACCCGCCGAGCGCGAGTCGAAGGAGCAGGAAAAGCTCCGCCGCGAGCAGGAGAAGGCACGCGAACGCGAACAGCGCGAACGCGCCAAGCAACTCGAACGCCAGCAGCGCGAGCTGGAGAAGGCCAAGGAACGCGAACAGCGCGAACGGGCCAAGGAACTCGAACGGCAATTGAAGGAGCAGGAAAAGCTCCGCCGCGAGCAGGAGAAAGCGCGCGAACGCGAACAGCGCGAACGCGCCAAGCAACTCGAACGCCGCCAGCGCGAGCTGGAGAAGGCCAAGGAACGCGAACAGCGCGAACGGGCCAAGGAACTCGAACGGCAGCAGCACGGCGAGAGCTGA
- a CDS encoding CYTH and CHAD domain-containing protein, which produces MALEIEDKFDVPEGFALPDLSGVPGCEGVSEPLSHRLTAVYFDTPDLRLAARGVTLRRRRGGDDEGWHLKLPKAKGARQEITRPLTRSAKVVPAELASLVLAYTRGAPLAPVARLETRRSITRLLGPGGAGGSGSMGGEGSADGTGGAGGTGGTGGTGGTESTVLVEIADDRVKGTVLGDEPVVRRWREVEAELKEGDRGLLEKVAKRLRKAGATPADSASKLARVLGDRIPAPPPRIRPEPGSVGEVVVAYLRAHADALIAQDPHVRLAEEDAVHKARVAGRRLRSALKAFKRIVAGTEDLQEELRWLGEVLGEARDLEVIRARFAGRLDGLDPRFVTADARRRLGDDLQAREHEAYERIRGVLSESRYFALLDALDALAADPPLTAAAAKNADKALPKIVDRNWRRVTDAYEAARRMEEGAEREAAMHDVRKAAKRARYTAEAAGMSGAAERAKEVQEVLGRHQDGVVAQGVLLEEAERARRAGEDTFTYGVLVGIESAEAARAHDEFPVVWSRLA; this is translated from the coding sequence GTGGCGTTGGAGATCGAGGACAAGTTCGACGTTCCGGAGGGTTTCGCCCTGCCCGACCTCAGCGGCGTGCCGGGGTGCGAGGGGGTGTCCGAGCCGCTCTCCCACCGCCTGACCGCGGTCTATTTCGACACCCCCGATCTGCGGCTGGCGGCTCGCGGCGTCACTCTGCGCAGGCGGCGCGGCGGGGACGACGAGGGCTGGCACCTCAAGCTGCCCAAGGCCAAGGGAGCCCGCCAGGAGATCACCCGGCCGCTCACCCGCAGCGCCAAGGTGGTGCCCGCCGAGCTGGCGAGCCTCGTCCTCGCGTACACGCGGGGCGCCCCGCTCGCGCCGGTGGCCCGGCTGGAGACCCGCCGCAGCATCACCCGGCTGCTCGGCCCCGGTGGCGCAGGCGGCTCGGGCAGCATGGGCGGCGAGGGCAGCGCGGACGGCACAGGCGGCGCGGGTGGCACCGGGGGCACGGGTGGCACGGGTGGCACGGAGAGCACGGTCCTTGTGGAGATCGCCGACGACCGCGTGAAGGGCACCGTGCTCGGGGACGAGCCGGTGGTGCGGCGCTGGCGCGAGGTCGAGGCCGAGCTCAAGGAGGGCGATCGCGGCCTCCTTGAGAAGGTCGCCAAGCGGCTGCGCAAGGCCGGCGCCACTCCCGCGGACAGCGCGAGCAAACTCGCCCGCGTCCTGGGAGACCGCATCCCCGCGCCGCCGCCGAGGATCCGGCCCGAGCCCGGTTCGGTCGGCGAGGTCGTCGTCGCCTACCTCCGCGCCCACGCCGACGCGCTGATCGCGCAGGACCCGCACGTGCGGCTGGCCGAGGAGGACGCCGTCCACAAGGCCAGGGTCGCCGGCCGCCGCCTGCGCAGCGCGCTCAAGGCGTTCAAACGGATCGTCGCCGGCACCGAGGATCTCCAGGAGGAGCTCAGGTGGCTCGGCGAGGTGCTCGGCGAGGCGCGTGACCTGGAGGTCATCAGGGCGCGCTTCGCCGGCCGGCTCGACGGCCTCGATCCCCGCTTCGTCACCGCCGACGCGCGCCGCAGGCTGGGCGACGACCTGCAGGCCAGGGAACACGAGGCGTACGAGCGGATCCGGGGCGTGCTCAGCGAGAGCCGTTATTTCGCGCTGCTCGACGCCCTCGACGCGCTGGCCGCCGACCCGCCGCTGACGGCCGCGGCGGCCAAGAACGCGGACAAGGCGCTGCCGAAGATCGTGGACAGGAACTGGCGGCGGGTGACCGACGCCTACGAAGCGGCGCGGCGCATGGAGGAGGGCGCGGAGCGGGAGGCGGCCATGCACGACGTGCGCAAGGCCGCCAAGCGCGCCAGATATACGGCGGAGGCCGCCGGCATGTCCGGCGCGGCCGAGCGCGCCAAGGAGGTGCAGGAGGTGCTCGGACGGCACCAGGACGGTGTCGTCGCCCAGGGCGTGCTGCTGGAGGAGGCGGAAAGGGCCCGCCGGGCCGGGGAGGACACTTTCACCTACGGCGTGCTCGTGGGCATCGAGAGCGCCGAGGCGGCCCGGGCCCACGATGAGTTCCCCGTCGTCTGGTCCCGCCTCGCCTGA
- a CDS encoding trans-aconitate 2-methyltransferase has protein sequence MGADIWDPVVYERYAAERGRPFHELVARVGAKSPEYVVDLGCGTGELTATLCDRWPGARVHGVDSSPAMIAKAPPGPTFEVVDVREWQPPRPVDVIVSNALLQWVPEHPDLLRRWRSHLTEDGWLAFQVPGNFDAPSHAVVRELCRTTWREELGDVPRDAPVREPADYVDLLADLGFTVDAWETTYIHVLPGEDAVLNWIKGTALRPMLDRLPPERHADFLADCARGLRAVYPPRPYGTLFPFRRIFVVAHL, from the coding sequence ATGGGTGCGGACATCTGGGATCCGGTGGTCTACGAGCGGTACGCGGCCGAGCGCGGCCGCCCCTTCCACGAGCTCGTGGCCCGGGTGGGCGCCAAGTCGCCCGAGTATGTGGTCGATCTCGGCTGCGGCACCGGGGAGCTCACCGCGACCCTGTGCGACCGATGGCCCGGCGCTCGGGTGCACGGCGTCGACTCCTCGCCCGCGATGATCGCCAAGGCGCCGCCCGGGCCGACGTTCGAGGTTGTCGACGTCCGGGAGTGGCAGCCGCCCCGCCCGGTCGACGTGATCGTCTCGAACGCGCTCCTGCAGTGGGTGCCGGAACACCCCGACCTGCTGCGCCGGTGGAGGAGTCACCTGACCGAGGACGGCTGGCTCGCCTTCCAGGTGCCCGGCAACTTCGACGCGCCGAGTCACGCCGTCGTGCGCGAGCTGTGCCGTACGACCTGGCGGGAGGAGCTGGGCGACGTGCCGCGGGACGCGCCGGTCCGGGAGCCGGCCGACTACGTGGACCTGCTCGCCGATCTCGGCTTCACGGTGGACGCGTGGGAGACGACCTACATCCACGTGCTGCCGGGGGAGGACGCCGTGCTGAACTGGATCAAGGGCACCGCCCTGCGGCCCATGCTCGACCGGCTGCCGCCCGAGCGCCACGCCGACTTCCTCGCCGACTGCGCCCGCGGCCTGCGCGCCGTCTATCCCCCCAGGCCGTACGGCACGCTGTTCCCGTTCCGGCGGATCTTCGTCGTCGCGCATCTGTGA
- a CDS encoding RNA degradosome polyphosphate kinase, whose product MSAQSSPAREPEEADLPAQTPLPNDRFLNREESWLQFNERVLELAEDSSVPLLERVRFLAIFASNLDEFFRVRVAGLRRRMATGLLLRTTGGLKPSEALSRIATVADDLARRHAAVFHELICPELAEQGIAIVRWEDLARDERTALRKLFRERIRPVLTPLAVDPAHPFPYISGLSLNLAVTVRNPENGHTVFARVKVPSQLPRFVTASPNRFVPLEDVIAAHLGELFKGMQIVQHHVFRVTRNEDLEVDEDVTENLMKALERELLRRRFGPPVRLEVEDTITPQVLELLVDELGVSDNEIYRLPGPLDLTGLHAIADLDRPELHYRPFVPAEAISAEDDLFTVLRERDILVHHPYDSFATSVQRFVEEAAADPDVLAIKQTLYRTSGDSPIVDALIDAAEAGKQVVVVVEIKARFDEHANISWARKLETAGCHVVYGVLGLKTHCKLAMVVRQEAGGELRRYCHIGTGNYNPKTARQYEDFGLLTADPQVGEDVTDLFIHLTGYSRQSEYRRLLVAPNSLRQGLLARIEQEIAHRTAGRPARIRIKTNSIVDEPIIDALYRASQAGVPVDLWVRGICTLRPGVPGLSENIRVRSVLGRFLEHSRIYEFGGGRRPEIWIGSADLMRRNLDRRVEALVKVASPQQRRYLSDLLDLAFRDTTTAWTLHSDGKWLRHRGEVDLQHHLIAGRRWRTVDDVAD is encoded by the coding sequence ATGTCCGCCCAAAGCTCCCCCGCCCGCGAGCCGGAGGAGGCCGACCTCCCCGCGCAGACGCCGCTGCCCAACGATCGGTTCCTCAACCGTGAAGAGAGCTGGCTCCAGTTCAACGAACGCGTCCTGGAGCTGGCGGAGGACTCCTCGGTGCCGCTGCTCGAACGCGTCAGGTTCCTCGCCATCTTCGCGAGCAACCTGGACGAGTTCTTCCGCGTACGGGTGGCCGGGCTCAGACGGCGGATGGCCACCGGCCTGCTGCTGCGGACGACGGGCGGGCTGAAGCCGAGCGAGGCGCTGTCGCGGATAGCGACGGTCGCCGACGACCTGGCGCGCAGGCACGCGGCGGTCTTCCACGAGCTCATCTGCCCGGAGCTCGCCGAGCAGGGCATCGCGATCGTCCGCTGGGAAGACCTCGCACGGGACGAGCGGACGGCGCTGCGCAAGCTCTTCCGTGAGCGGATCCGGCCGGTCCTGACGCCGCTGGCCGTCGATCCCGCCCACCCGTTCCCGTACATCTCGGGTCTTTCGCTGAATCTGGCCGTGACCGTGCGGAACCCGGAGAACGGCCACACGGTGTTCGCGCGGGTGAAGGTCCCCTCGCAGCTCCCCCGGTTCGTGACCGCCTCGCCGAACCGGTTCGTCCCGCTTGAGGACGTGATCGCTGCCCACCTGGGCGAGCTGTTCAAGGGCATGCAGATCGTGCAGCACCATGTCTTCCGGGTGACCAGGAACGAGGACCTGGAGGTCGACGAGGACGTCACCGAGAACCTCATGAAGGCGCTGGAGCGGGAGCTGCTGCGCCGCCGGTTCGGGCCGCCCGTACGGCTGGAGGTCGAGGACACCATCACCCCGCAGGTGCTGGAACTGCTCGTGGACGAGCTCGGCGTGTCCGACAACGAGATCTACCGGCTGCCCGGGCCGCTCGACTTGACCGGGCTGCACGCCATCGCCGACCTCGACCGCCCGGAGCTGCACTACCGGCCGTTCGTCCCGGCGGAGGCGATCAGCGCCGAGGACGACCTGTTCACCGTGCTGCGCGAGCGCGACATCCTCGTCCATCACCCGTACGACTCGTTCGCGACCAGCGTGCAGCGGTTCGTGGAGGAGGCGGCGGCAGATCCGGACGTGCTGGCGATCAAGCAGACCCTCTATCGCACCAGCGGCGACTCGCCCATCGTGGACGCGCTGATCGACGCGGCCGAGGCGGGCAAGCAGGTCGTGGTCGTGGTGGAGATCAAGGCGAGGTTCGACGAGCACGCGAACATCTCCTGGGCGCGCAAGCTGGAGACGGCCGGGTGCCACGTGGTCTACGGCGTGCTCGGCCTCAAGACGCACTGCAAGCTGGCCATGGTCGTCCGCCAGGAGGCGGGCGGCGAGCTGCGGCGCTACTGCCACATCGGCACCGGCAACTACAACCCCAAGACGGCCCGGCAGTATGAGGACTTCGGCCTGCTGACGGCGGATCCGCAGGTGGGCGAGGACGTCACCGACCTGTTCATCCACCTGACCGGATACTCCCGCCAGTCGGAGTATCGCCGGCTGCTGGTCGCGCCCAACTCGCTGCGCCAGGGCCTGCTCGCCCGGATCGAGCAGGAGATCGCCCATCGCACCGCGGGCCGCCCGGCCCGGATCCGGATCAAGACGAACTCGATCGTGGACGAGCCGATCATCGACGCGTTGTATCGCGCCTCGCAGGCGGGGGTGCCGGTGGACCTGTGGGTCCGTGGCATCTGCACCCTGCGTCCCGGTGTGCCCGGCCTGTCGGAGAACATCCGCGTACGCAGCGTGCTCGGCCGTTTCCTCGAACACTCACGGATCTACGAGTTCGGCGGGGGGCGGCGGCCGGAGATCTGGATCGGCAGCGCCGACCTGATGCGCCGCAACCTCGACCGGCGGGTCGAGGCGCTGGTCAAGGTCGCCAGCCCGCAGCAGCGCCGGTATCTGTCCGATCTGCTCGACCTGGCGTTCCGCGACACCACCACGGCCTGGACGCTGCACTCCGACGGCAAGTGGCTGCGTCACCGGGGCGAGGTCGATCTCCAGCACCATCTGATCGCCGGACGGCGCTGGCGGACCGTGGACGACGTGGCGGACTGA